The following proteins come from a genomic window of Proteinivorax hydrogeniformans:
- a CDS encoding peptidylprolyl isomerase, whose protein sequence is MLRKKITAMTALVLTVIMLAGCFSGDGNVVAVVGDMEITREELEREIALRYKIFGQQQGLPKDAKADFLEQLINQELLYQEALNQGVTPDKEDVIKRYEMIENDLINQIYESESAFIRTLEEYGATTSDFKEVIEKIVTVEGLISKTDGELERVTSEEIEEFYNQNIQAFAESDKRKIRHILVGSESQANAIITRITEREEDFEELAMEFSTCPSGENGGNLGLIPPDGLDGEFADAAFSMEVGTLNESPVNSSFGWHIIEVLDEEKGYVRELDGEVKNQITNHIMQQRSKQAEADLINRLRQEVDVKNRLND, encoded by the coding sequence TTGCTGAGAAAAAAAATCACAGCTATGACAGCGTTAGTATTGACAGTTATTATGCTAGCTGGATGTTTTAGTGGGGATGGTAATGTTGTAGCTGTTGTCGGTGATATGGAAATAACAAGGGAGGAACTAGAAAGAGAGATTGCCCTTCGTTATAAAATATTTGGGCAACAGCAGGGTTTGCCTAAAGATGCTAAAGCGGACTTTTTAGAGCAGTTGATCAATCAAGAGCTATTATACCAAGAGGCGTTAAACCAGGGTGTAACACCTGACAAAGAAGATGTAATTAAAAGGTATGAGATGATTGAAAATGATTTAATAAATCAAATTTATGAAAGTGAGTCAGCGTTTATCAGGACCTTAGAAGAGTATGGAGCGACAACATCTGACTTTAAAGAGGTAATAGAGAAAATAGTAACCGTGGAAGGGTTGATTTCTAAGACAGATGGGGAGTTAGAGCGTGTGACAAGCGAAGAAATAGAGGAGTTTTATAATCAGAACATTCAAGCTTTTGCCGAAAGTGATAAGCGAAAAATAAGGCATATACTTGTGGGAAGCGAAAGTCAGGCAAATGCTATAATTACTAGAATCACGGAGCGAGAGGAAGATTTTGAAGAGTTGGCAATGGAGTTTTCCACCTGTCCTAGCGGTGAGAATGGCGGCAACCTTGGTCTTATTCCGCCTGATGGTTTAGATGGAGAATTTGCAGATGCCGCCTTTTCTATGGAAGTAGGTACTCTCAATGAAAGCCCTGTTAATTCAAGCTTTGGCTGGCACATTATTGAGGTGTTAGATGAAGAAAAAGGTTACGTCAGAGAGTTAGATGGTGAAGTGAAAAACCAAATAACAAACCATATAATGCAACAAAGATCTAAGCAAGCAGAGGCAGATTTAATAAACAGGTTAAGACAAGAAGTAGATGTAAAAAATAGATTAAATGACTAA
- the spoVT gene encoding stage V sporulation protein T: MKATGIVRRIDDLGRVVIPKEIRRTLKIREGDPLEIFVDRDGEVILKKYSPIGELGDFAKEYSESLFETLGHICAISDRDAIISVSGGSKKEFMNKSVGDAVERAMEERRTVKTNTAPDKGLNVLEDDNIEFSDQLVAPIIANGDPIGSVIICSKEDNIIFKEIEGKMAEVAASFLAKQMA; this comes from the coding sequence TTGAAGGCTACAGGTATTGTTAGGCGAATTGATGATTTGGGTAGAGTTGTGATACCTAAAGAAATAAGGCGAACTTTAAAGATTAGAGAAGGAGATCCCTTAGAAATATTTGTTGATCGAGATGGAGAGGTAATATTAAAAAAATATTCGCCAATTGGTGAGCTAGGTGACTTTGCTAAAGAATACTCAGAATCGTTGTTTGAAACCTTAGGACATATTTGCGCAATATCCGATAGAGATGCAATTATTTCAGTATCTGGTGGCTCTAAAAAAGAGTTTATGAACAAAAGCGTTGGAGACGCAGTTGAAAGGGCCATGGAAGAGAGAAGGACAGTTAAAACTAATACAGCTCCAGATAAAGGTTTAAATGTCTTAGAAGATGATAATATTGAGTTCTCAGACCAATTAGTAGCACCAATTATAGCAAATGGCGACCCTATAGGATCAGTGATAATTTGTAGTAAAGAAGATAATATTATTTTTAAAGAAATAGAAGGAAAAATGGCAGAAGTAGCCGCAAGTTTTTTAGCAAAACAAATGGCTTAA